One Mycolicibacterium rufum genomic window, ACGCCGACGGGTCGTCGTGCAGCGCGTCGACGGTGAAATCGGCGGCGCCCTTGTAGATGTCGTAGAGGATCAGCGACTTGCTCGCGTAGTAGTGGTAGACCGTCGCCTTGTTGAGACCGACCGCGTCGGCGACGTCGTCCATCCGGGTGCCGTGGTAGCCGCGCGCGGCGAAGAGCTTGGTGGCGACGGCCAGCAGCTCCTCGCGGCGCGACATCCCGTTGCTCGGCCCGGTCGGCACAGCGGTCTCAGACATGGTGACTCACTCTAGAACGGACCTGCGGGTGCGCGATCCACTAACTGGTTGGTTCAGTCTAGGTCGTTGCCCTGTGACCGCAGCGCGAGCCGGTCTAGACTTCCCTGCAGAGCCAGCGTGCACGGCCGACGGAGAGGTATCGCGGTGGACCCCAATCCCGATTACGACGCAAGCGACGAAGTCGAGTACGGCATCAACTGGTTCGCGTGGATCCTGCGCGGGGTGTACCCGCCACCCTCCTACCCGCCGGTCTGATCGGCCGTCACCCCACGCCCGAACCACCGTTTGGGCGCAGCAGTGCGCGCGCGTCGCACCATGTCGTCGAGTTCGACGCGGCCCCGCCGCACCACCACTGAGCTTCGCTGCACCGCCACCGAGCCGCGCTGCGCCACCACGGACACATGGCCGCGGATCTCCGCACGCCAATCGCGGGGCGGCACCGGCTCGTGGTCGGGCGGCCACAGGATCGGCGGCTCGACGAGCGCGACCGCGGTGCCCGGCTCCACCGGCCGCAGGTCCTCCTCGTAGCGTTCCCCGCACTTGCGGCAGCGGACCTCGTAGCGCATCCCGTCGGGTTCGCCCTCGATGAAGACGTAGTCCGCCATCGACACGCACCGCGGGCACCGGGCCAGTCCGCGCTCCACCACCATGCTCACGTCGCTATGGTGCGGCGCGCAGCCCCGTCAACGCACCGGCCCGGTCGATGTCGATGCGGGATCGGTGCCGTTTCGAGATATGAACGCCGGCGTCAAGCGGCGGCGGCCTTCACCGCCCGGCCGACCTCGGCCCGCAACTGTCCGTACTCGGGTGAGCGGCGCAGTTCGTCGGGGTCGACGCCGGTGCGCGGCAGATCCACCGAGATGTCGAGCGCGACCTGCCCGGGGCGGCGGGTCAGCACGACGATGCGCGAGCCGAGGAACGCGGCCTCGTCGGCACTGTGCGTGACGAACACCGTGGTGCGCCCCGATTCCGCGCTGACCTGGCGGACGTCCTCCTGCAGACGCTCCCGGGTCAGCGCGTCGAGCGCGGCGAACGGCTCGTCGAGCAGGAACAGCGGGGTCTCGGCGGCCAGCGCCCGCGCGATCGCGACGCGCTGCTGCTGGCCACCGCTGATCTCCCAGATGCGCCGGTGCGCCGTGCCCGTCAACCCGACCCGGTCCAGCAGCTCGTCGCGGCGTTGGGCCCGTCGCTCCCGCGGCACCTTCGCGTACTTCAGCGCCAGCTCGACGTTCCCGCCGACGGTCCGCCACGGGAACAGCCGCGGCTGCTGGAACACCACCCCCGCCGTCACGCCGGGAGTCGGTGCGGCGCCGGCGATTTCCACCGATCCCTGACTGGGGGCCTCGAAGCCGGCGAGCAGCCGCAGCAGCGTGCTCTTGCCGCACCCCGACGCGCCGACGAGCACCAGGAAGGATCCCGGCTCGACGGTCAGGTCGACGGGCCCCAGCGCGGTGACCTCGTCGCGCCCGGTGCCGTAGCGGTGCGAGACCGAGGCGATCCGGATGGCGGCGTCACTGCGCGAGGACACCCGGCAGGCCCTTGGTGTAGATCGCGTCCTGGAACGTCTGCAGCGGCGCCGCGGCCGGAATCTGCTTCTGCTCGGCGAGGAACTGCGACGCGCTCTGCAGGTTGACCGCGATGTTGCCCGGTTTGCCCTCGGAGCCAAGCCATTCCGGCGACGCCACCTGCTCGGGGGTCAGGTAGACGCCCTGCCTGAGCTGGCCGGCCACCTCGTCGGGGGTCAGCCCGATCTCGGCGGCGATCGCGGTGGCGGCGGCCTTCGGATCGCTCTGGATGAGCTGCAGCGCGCGGGCCTCCTGCTGGCGCCAGATGTCGACCACGTCGGGGTGCTGGGCGGCGAAGTCGTCGGCGACCGCACCGAGGTCGAGCGTGGGCTTGCCGTCCTTGGCCAGCTGCCGGCTGGTGATCAGGTCCTTGCCGCCGGTGCGCAGCTGGTCCAGCGTCGGCAGCCACGTGTAGGCGGCATCGATGTCACCGCGCTCCCACGCCGCGAGGATCGCCTGCGGCTGCAGGTCGACCAATTGAACATCGTTGGGCGACAACCCGTTCTGGTTCAGCGCGGCGAGCAGGCTGTAGTGCGCGGTCGACGCGAACGGGGTGCCGATGCGCTTGCCCCGCAGCTGCGCGATGGTGTCGATGCCGCTGCCGTTGCGCGCCACCAGTGCCTCGTTGTCGCCCGCGACGTCGAGCACGAAGGCCACCTTGTAGGGGATGTTCAACGGCGCCGACAGTCCCCGCGCCACCGGGCTGGACCCGAGCGCGCCGAAGTCGAGTTCCTTGGCGATGAACGCGGTGTTGACGTCGGCGCCGGAGTCGAACTTCGTCCACTTGATGTTCCAGTCCGGCAGCGCCTCTTCGAGCCACTTGTTGTTCTTGACGATCAGGTCCCCGCTGGGGAAGCTCTGGTACCCGATGCGGATCGTCGGCTTGTCGGGCTGCTGACCACTGTTGTCGACCGAGCACCCGGCCAGCGCCAGCACGGCCGCCAGCAGCGCGACGATGAGGTTCTTGCGCTTCATATCTTTCCTCTCCAGGGGACGGCCCGGCGTTCGACCGACCGCAACAGGCCGTCGATCACCAGACCCGAGACGCCGATGGCGAAGATGCCGACCAGCACGACGGGGGTGTTGTTGTAGTTGCTCGCGTCCTTGACCAGACCGCCGATGCCGGGGATGCCGTTGAACAGTTCGGCGGCCACCACCGACGAATAGGCCATGCCGACGGCCAGCCGGATCCCGGTGAACGTCTCCGGCAGCGCCGACGGCACGACGACATCGCGGATGACCTGACGCCGCGTCGCCCCGAGGGCGCGCGCCGCCTCCTGCAGGCCGACGGGCGCGGCGACCACCGCGGCGGTGGTCGCGACCGCGGCGGGCGGCAGCGCGGCCAGCGCCAGCAGTGTGACCTTGGGGGCCTCGTCGATACCCAGCCAGATCACCAGCAGGAAGAAGTAGGCCAGCGGCGGCAGCGCCCGCAGGAACGTCAGCCACGGCTCCAGCACGCTGCGCAGCCAGCCGACCGAACCCATCAGCAGCCCGAGTGTCACCCCGACGGCCACGCCGATCACGACCCCGGCCAGCACCCGGCGCAGCGTCATGTACAGGTGCTCCCACAGCAGGTAGCCGGCGTAGCCGCGGACCCCGTCATGGGTGGTGGAGACGTCGAGGAAGGCCCGCCACACCGTGGCCGGGTACGGGACGAACGTCTGATTCCAGATCCCGCTGGCCGCGGCCGCCTGCCACACGGCGCCGAACACGAGGACCGACAGCAGCGGCAGGGCGGCGCCGGTCAGCCGGCGCCGCCACCGCCCGCCGGCCGAGCGTGCATCAGGGCCGGGCGCCGCGGTGGCGGCGTCCTCGGGCGCGATGTCGACGAAAACGGACACCGGCGAACATTGACGGATCCGTCATGTCTGGAGAAGTACTGCGCTCACCCTGAGTTGAACTGCGTCGGGCGGCCTCCCCCATCCGGGGGAGATCGCAGATCGGATTGTGAGTCGCACGCGTGGCGTCTCTACACTGCTTCCTCAAACGTCCAACGACGAGCAGCGTCGAAGTGCCCGGCACGCCGCCGGGGCCCTTCCGCGGATTCGTGCGCGAAGCCTAGATCGGATCGACATCGATGATCATCGGGATACCGAGTGAGTCCCTGCCCGGAGAGACCCGCGTCGCGGCGACGCCGCAGACGGTCACCCAGCTGATCAAGCTGGGCTACCAGGTCGTCGTCGAGTCCGGGGCGGGCGCGGCGGCCAGCTTCGCCGACCCCGCGTACACCGAGGCCGGCGCGGAGATCGGGGACCCCTGGACCGGCGACGTGGTGCTCAAGGTCAACGCGCCGAACGACTATGAGATCGCCCTGCTGCGCGACGGCGCAACCCTGATCAGCCTGATCTCCCCGGCGCTCAAGCCCGAACTGCTCGAGAAGCTGTCCGGCCGGAAGGTCTCCGTGCTCGCGATGGACGCGGTACCCCGGATCTCGCGGGCGCAGTCGCTCGACGTGCTGTCGTCGATGGCCAACATCGCGGGATACCGCGCCGTGGTCGAGGCCGCGCACTCCTTCGGCCGGTTCTTCACCGGCCAGGTGACCGCCGCGGGCAAGGTGCCACCGGCCAAGGTGCTGGTCGTCGGCGCCGGCGTGGCCGGTCTGGCCGCGATCGGCGCGGCGGGCAGCCTGGGCGCCATCGTGCGGGCCACCGATCCCCGCCCCGAGGTGGCCGACCAGGTGAAGTCCCTCGGCGGTGAGTACCTGGCGGTCGACCCGGCCGCCGCCGAGGTGTCGGCCACGGGCTACGCCCAGGAGATGGGCGAGGACTACAAGGCCCGCGAGGCCCAGCTCTACGCCGAGCAGGCCAAGGACGTCGACATCATCATCACCACCGCGCTGATCCCCGGGAAGCCGGCGCCGCGCATCATCACCGCCGACATGGTGGCCTCGATGAAGCCGGGCAGCGTCATCGTCGACATGGCCGCCGCCAACGGCGGCAACGTGGAGGGCACCGTCAAGGACCGGGCCGTCGTCACCGACAACGGCGTCACGATCATCGGCTACACCGACCTGGCCGGCCGGCTCCCGTCGACCGCCTCGCAGCTCTACGGCACCAACCTGGTGAACCTGCTCAAGCTGGTGACCCCGGAGAAGGACGGTCAGCTCACCCTGGACTGGGACGACGTCGTCCAGCGGTCGGTGACCGTGGTCCGCGACGGCGAGATCACCTGGCCGCCACCGCCCGTGCAGGTCTCCGCCGCACCCGCGGCGGCGGCCGCCGCGGCACCGGTCGCGCAGAAGCCCGTCAAGCAACCGATGTCGACGGGGCGACGGCTCGGCACGGCGTTCGCCGCCGCCGCCGTGCTGTTCGCGCTCATCGCGCTGTCCCCCGCCGCGCTGCAGGTGCACCTGACGGTGTTCGCGCTGGCGATCGTGATCGGCTACTACGTGATCGGCAACGTGCACCACGCGCTGCACACCCCGCTGATGTCGGTGACGAACGCGATCTCGGGGATCATCGTCGTCGGCGCCCTGCTGCAGATCGGGCACGGCAATCCTGTCATCACCGCGGTGGCCGGCCTGGCGATCCTGCTGGCCAGCATCAACGTCTTCGGCGGCTTCGCGGTGACCCGCCGCATGCTGGCCATGTTCTCGAGGAGCTAGAAGCATGTTCACGCTGGAGACCGCCGCCACCGCGGCCTACGTCGTCGCCGCCCTGCTGTTCATCCTGGCGCTGGCCGGGCTGTCGAAACACGAGACGTCGCGCGCCGGCAATTCGTTCGGCATCGCCGGCATGGCCGTCGCCCTGGTCGCGACGATCGCGCTCGCGCTGGCCCGTCACATCGAGCCGCTGGGCCTGGTGCTGCTCGTCGTCGCGATGGCGATCGGCGCCGCGATCGGACTGTGGCGCGCCAAGGTCGTCGAGATGACG contains:
- a CDS encoding ABC transporter ATP-binding protein, whose product is MSSRSDAAIRIASVSHRYGTGRDEVTALGPVDLTVEPGSFLVLVGASGCGKSTLLRLLAGFEAPSQGSVEIAGAAPTPGVTAGVVFQQPRLFPWRTVGGNVELALKYAKVPRERRAQRRDELLDRVGLTGTAHRRIWEISGGQQQRVAIARALAAETPLFLLDEPFAALDALTRERLQEDVRQVSAESGRTTVFVTHSADEAAFLGSRIVVLTRRPGQVALDISVDLPRTGVDPDELRRSPEYGQLRAEVGRAVKAAAA
- a CDS encoding taurine ABC transporter substrate-binding protein, producing MKRKNLIVALLAAVLALAGCSVDNSGQQPDKPTIRIGYQSFPSGDLIVKNNKWLEEALPDWNIKWTKFDSGADVNTAFIAKELDFGALGSSPVARGLSAPLNIPYKVAFVLDVAGDNEALVARNGSGIDTIAQLRGKRIGTPFASTAHYSLLAALNQNGLSPNDVQLVDLQPQAILAAWERGDIDAAYTWLPTLDQLRTGGKDLITSRQLAKDGKPTLDLGAVADDFAAQHPDVVDIWRQQEARALQLIQSDPKAAATAIAAEIGLTPDEVAGQLRQGVYLTPEQVASPEWLGSEGKPGNIAVNLQSASQFLAEQKQIPAAAPLQTFQDAIYTKGLPGVLAQ
- a CDS encoding ABC transporter permease, yielding MSVFVDIAPEDAATAAPGPDARSAGGRWRRRLTGAALPLLSVLVFGAVWQAAAASGIWNQTFVPYPATVWRAFLDVSTTHDGVRGYAGYLLWEHLYMTLRRVLAGVVIGVAVGVTLGLLMGSVGWLRSVLEPWLTFLRALPPLAYFFLLVIWLGIDEAPKVTLLALAALPPAAVATTAAVVAAPVGLQEAARALGATRRQVIRDVVVPSALPETFTGIRLAVGMAYSSVVAAELFNGIPGIGGLVKDASNYNNTPVVLVGIFAIGVSGLVIDGLLRSVERRAVPWRGKI
- a CDS encoding Re/Si-specific NAD(P)(+) transhydrogenase subunit alpha — translated: MIIGIPSESLPGETRVAATPQTVTQLIKLGYQVVVESGAGAAASFADPAYTEAGAEIGDPWTGDVVLKVNAPNDYEIALLRDGATLISLISPALKPELLEKLSGRKVSVLAMDAVPRISRAQSLDVLSSMANIAGYRAVVEAAHSFGRFFTGQVTAAGKVPPAKVLVVGAGVAGLAAIGAAGSLGAIVRATDPRPEVADQVKSLGGEYLAVDPAAAEVSATGYAQEMGEDYKAREAQLYAEQAKDVDIIITTALIPGKPAPRIITADMVASMKPGSVIVDMAAANGGNVEGTVKDRAVVTDNGVTIIGYTDLAGRLPSTASQLYGTNLVNLLKLVTPEKDGQLTLDWDDVVQRSVTVVRDGEITWPPPPVQVSAAPAAAAAAAPVAQKPVKQPMSTGRRLGTAFAAAAVLFALIALSPAALQVHLTVFALAIVIGYYVIGNVHHALHTPLMSVTNAISGIIVVGALLQIGHGNPVITAVAGLAILLASINVFGGFAVTRRMLAMFSRS